A region from the Panicum hallii strain FIL2 chromosome 1, PHallii_v3.1, whole genome shotgun sequence genome encodes:
- the LOC112883427 gene encoding gametogenetin, with translation MDVMMAMKRLPIIISCLTILLVAFAPAAAEATAPASTVVAGMVFCDQCKDGARGLFDYPLYGARVAIQCGGGDTPLTVRESNTNWFGGFSIRMEGSPDMNRCTARVVQGTGHCGAATAGAPRELTLAFRMLGLALYTVPPLLSQPEEAMDFCPGRDRRRPPPAAARWPAAAPAPAPPLAPFWRRRRLPPIWRKPPTLPQQDQPEPPHVPPPPPPPAPAQGSACTYEQWASPEHRCHWKVVTPNTTVAMAFGPLAAQRYGSELTLRDALEGRGDMYRTLLREATAALLNAYYNAPGGPFLYPTTASVIDHMNGALLSSTQRVLIEGARFRRANAGGGGPAGRTRLPCDFTPCAAPPPAARS, from the exons ATGGATGTGATGATGGCGATGAAGCGGCTGCCGATCATCATCAGCTGCCTGACGATCTTATTGGTCGCGTtcgccccggcggcggcggaggcgacggcCCCCGCCAGCACGGTGGTCGCCGGCATGGTGTTCTGCGACCAGTGCAAGGACGGCGCCCGGGGCCTCTTCGATTACCCGCTCTACG GCGCCCGCGTCGCCATccagtgcggcggcggcgacaccCCGCTCACAGTGCGCGAGAGCAACACCAACTGGTTCGGCGGCTTCTCCATCCGCATGGAGGGCTCCCCGGACATGAACCGCTGCACCGCCCGCGTCGTCCAGGGCACGGGACACTGCGGCGCCGCCACCGCAGGTGCGCCGAGGGAGCTCACCCTCGCCTTCAGGATGCTCGGCCTCGCGCTCTACACCGTGCCGCCGCTGCTCTCGCAGCCAGAGGAGGCCATGGACTTTTGCCCGGGACGCGACAGGCGCAGGCCGCCTCCTGCAGCCGCGCGTTGGCCGGCGGCTGCCCCAGCGCCCGCTCCTCCGCTCGCGCCCTTCTGGCGCAGGAGGCGCCTGCCGCCCATCTGGCGCAAGCCGCCAACGTTGCCGCAGCAAGACCAGCCGGAGCCGCCACAcgtgcctccgccgccgcctcctccggcgCCAGCGCAGGGATCGGCCTGCACCTACGA GCAGTGGGCGTCGCCGGAGCACCGCTGCCACTGGAAGGTGGTGACCCCCAACACGACGGTGGCCATGGCGTTCGGGCCCCTGGCGGCTCAGCGCTACGGCTCGGAGCTGACGCTGCGGGACGCGCTGGAGGGGCGCGGCGACATGTACCGCACGCTGCTCCGGGAGGCCACGGCGGCGCTGCTCAACGCCTACTACAACGCCCCCGGCGGGCCGTTCCTGTACCCGACCACGGCCAGCGTCATCGACCACATGAACGGCGCGCTGCTCAGCTCCACGCAGAGGGTCCTCATCGAGGGGGCGCGCTTCCGCAGGGCCaacgccggcggcggagggccgGCCGGACGGACAAGGCTGCCGTGCGACTTCACGCCCTGTGCGGCGCCGCCTCCCGCGGCCAGGAGCTAG
- the LOC112878758 gene encoding uncharacterized protein At3g28850-like isoform X2, which yields MGCVSSAFLEEEAEDGRRRIISHHHIVSLTSSTYGILTYSDAEPVHSPPPPTTTTTTSAPPPPPPPPPPPPTNLKPESHPQPQPEEVINSWELMAGLLDPSTPARPPAPSPSCAGAPPPAPAVLYTTSLRGVRATFEACNAVRAALQAHGVAFRERDVSMDRGFREELRQLLSPAACSLPRLFVRGRYVGGAEEVLRLDEQGLLAPLLEGLPRGTYCCDGCGGMSFLPCFDCSGSRKVAVPVPGTQPGCRRRRTTVVVRCGECNENGLVLCPICS from the exons ATGGGGTGCGTGTCGTCGGCGTTCCTGGAGGAAGAAGCCGaggacggccgccgccgcatcaTCTCCCACCACCACATCGtctccctcacctcctccacCTACGGCATCCTCACCTACTCCGACGCCGAGCCGGTTcattccccgccgccgccaacaaccaccaccaccacctccgcgcctccaccgccgccgccgcctcctcctcctcccccgacGAATCTCAAACCCGAATCCCATCCCCAGCCCCAGCCGGAGGAGGTCATCAACTCCTGGGAGCTCATGGCCGGCCTCCTCGACCCCTCCACCCCGGCCAGGCCTCCCGCCCCGTCTCCTTCCT GCGCAGGCGCCCCTCCCCCGGCCCCCGCGGTGCTCTACACCACCTCCCTCCGCGGGGTCCGCGCCACCTTCGAGGCCTGCAACGCCGTCCGCGCCGCGCTCCAGGCCCACGGCGTCGCCTTCAGGGAGCGAGACGTCTCCATGGACCGGGGCTTCAGGGAGGAGCTCCGGCAGCTGCtctcccccgccgcctgctCGCTCCCCAGGCTCTTCGTGCGGGGCCGCTAcgtcggcggcgcggaggaggtgCTGCGCCTGGACGAGCAGGGCCTGCTCGCGCCGCTGCTGGAGGGCCTGCCCAGAGGCACCTACTGCTGCGACGGCTGCGGCGGCATGAGCTTCCTGCCCTGCTTCGACTGCTCGGGGAGCCGCAAGGTGGCCGTGCCCGTGCCCGGCACGCAACCTggctgcaggcggcggcggaccaCGGTGGTGGTGCGCTGCGGGGAGTGCAACGAGAACGGCCTCGTGCTCTGCCCGATCTGCTCCTGA
- the LOC112878758 gene encoding uncharacterized protein At5g39865-like isoform X1, translating to MGCVSSAFLEEEAEDGRRRIISHHHIVSLTSSTYGILTYSDAEPVHSPPPPTTTTTTSAPPPPPPPPPPPPTNLKPESHPQPQPEEVINSWELMAGLLDPSTPARPPAPSPSCKPKRRIRFPLRPIDGNAKPGAGAPPPAPAVLYTTSLRGVRATFEACNAVRAALQAHGVAFRERDVSMDRGFREELRQLLSPAACSLPRLFVRGRYVGGAEEVLRLDEQGLLAPLLEGLPRGTYCCDGCGGMSFLPCFDCSGSRKVAVPVPGTQPGCRRRRTTVVVRCGECNENGLVLCPICS from the coding sequence ATGGGGTGCGTGTCGTCGGCGTTCCTGGAGGAAGAAGCCGaggacggccgccgccgcatcaTCTCCCACCACCACATCGtctccctcacctcctccacCTACGGCATCCTCACCTACTCCGACGCCGAGCCGGTTcattccccgccgccgccaacaaccaccaccaccacctccgcgcctccaccgccgccgccgcctcctcctcctcccccgacGAATCTCAAACCCGAATCCCATCCCCAGCCCCAGCCGGAGGAGGTCATCAACTCCTGGGAGCTCATGGCCGGCCTCCTCGACCCCTCCACCCCGGCCAGGCCTCCCGCCCCGTCTCCTTCCTGCAAGCCTAAACGCCGCATCCGCTTCCCTCTCCGCCCAATCGACGGCAACGCCAAGCCAGGCGCAGGCGCCCCTCCCCCGGCCCCCGCGGTGCTCTACACCACCTCCCTCCGCGGGGTCCGCGCCACCTTCGAGGCCTGCAACGCCGTCCGCGCCGCGCTCCAGGCCCACGGCGTCGCCTTCAGGGAGCGAGACGTCTCCATGGACCGGGGCTTCAGGGAGGAGCTCCGGCAGCTGCtctcccccgccgcctgctCGCTCCCCAGGCTCTTCGTGCGGGGCCGCTAcgtcggcggcgcggaggaggtgCTGCGCCTGGACGAGCAGGGCCTGCTCGCGCCGCTGCTGGAGGGCCTGCCCAGAGGCACCTACTGCTGCGACGGCTGCGGCGGCATGAGCTTCCTGCCCTGCTTCGACTGCTCGGGGAGCCGCAAGGTGGCCGTGCCCGTGCCCGGCACGCAACCTggctgcaggcggcggcggaccaCGGTGGTGGTGCGCTGCGGGGAGTGCAACGAGAACGGCCTCGTGCTCTGCCCGATCTGCTCCTGA